One stretch of Nitrospirota bacterium DNA includes these proteins:
- a CDS encoding cytochrome C encodes MKNHVLRPLFVVLGMVALILIARMFIVPRDFGIGDRGYMYGWHRRGNEEDWKKFKVKYMGKEYCKDCHTDKYDSINKTPHHIIPCEDCHGPAGTPEGIVHYDEKLPKLPIDKSRAQCLRCHFPLPYPTSFRSKIRGIDPDKHNPDIECSTCHNPHNPMEGLR; translated from the coding sequence ATGAAGAACCATGTTCTAAGGCCGCTATTCGTGGTTCTGGGGATGGTGGCGCTGATCCTGATCGCGCGCATGTTCATCGTTCCCAGGGACTTCGGGATCGGCGATCGGGGCTACATGTACGGGTGGCACCGCAGGGGAAACGAGGAGGACTGGAAAAAGTTCAAGGTCAAATACATGGGCAAGGAGTACTGCAAGGACTGCCACACCGACAAGTACGACAGCATCAACAAGACGCCGCATCACATCATCCCCTGCGAGGACTGTCACGGTCCGGCGGGGACGCCCGAGGGGATCGTGCACTATGACGAGAAGCTGCCAAAGCTGCCCATCGACAAGAGCCGGGCGCAGTGCCTGCGCTGCCATTTCCCGCTGCCGTACCCGACGAGCTTCCGGTCGAAGATCCGGGGCATCGATCCCGACAAGCACAATCCCGACATCGAATGCTCCACCTGCCATAATCCTCACAATCCGATGGAGGGCCTGAGATGA
- a CDS encoding ATP synthase subunit I yields MSDPVDVRTQAVAAVLRGVGKKAGMIVSAAAAGVLLFAVLRGDRWWFLPLSVLAGGVLGLLNFRWLALAVQRVYLRQGARAGASNLAAAIISILKLSVIFIILFIVIKWQLLDVFGLVAGLSLCFLAIIWEGAVTMKNTLKNDQP; encoded by the coding sequence ATGAGCGATCCGGTTGATGTACGAACGCAGGCGGTGGCGGCGGTCCTCAGGGGCGTGGGGAAGAAGGCGGGGATGATCGTTTCGGCTGCAGCGGCAGGTGTCCTCCTGTTCGCCGTCCTGCGCGGCGACCGGTGGTGGTTCCTTCCCCTGAGCGTTCTGGCCGGCGGCGTGCTCGGCCTGCTGAATTTCCGGTGGCTTGCCCTTGCGGTGCAGAGGGTATACCTGAGGCAGGGGGCGAGGGCCGGGGCCTCGAACCTCGCGGCGGCCATCATCAGCATCCTCAAACTATCCGTTATTTTTATCATCTTGTTCATCGTGATCAAATGGCAGCTGCTTGACGTGTTCGGCCTTGTGGCCGGACTGTCGCTCTGCTTCCTCGCGATCATATGGGAGGGCGCGGTCACGATGAAAAACACGCTTAAAAACGACCAGCCGTAG
- a CDS encoding AtpZ/AtpI family protein, with product MSGSLRLLLEGDPLEEKDRKLLRMVGVLSTVGLTMVFATVIGLFVGRWLDRKLGTSPWLTVVFLLFGIFAGFRNLFVAARKSQEELDRSDKEDT from the coding sequence ATGAGCGGGAGCCTCCGGCTCCTGCTGGAGGGGGATCCGCTGGAAGAAAAGGACAGAAAGCTCCTGCGCATGGTCGGCGTCCTGAGCACCGTCGGCCTGACCATGGTGTTCGCCACGGTGATCGGCCTGTTCGTCGGGCGCTGGCTTGACCGGAAACTGGGCACCTCGCCATGGCTCACGGTAGTGTTCCTGCTTTTCGGCATCTTCGCAGGATTTCGGAACCTCTTTGTGGCTGCACGGAAAAGCCAGGAAGAACTGGACCGATCCGATAAGGAAGATACATGA
- the hemL gene encoding glutamate-1-semialdehyde 2,1-aminomutase, translating into MSGARSKRLFEEAKKHIPGGVNSPVRAFRSVGGEPLFIKKAKGSKIIDADGKTYIDYVLSWGPMILGHAHPKVTAALKKAIADGTSFGAPTELEITLARMVKKAVPSIELVRMVSSGTEATMSAIRVARGHTGRDKIIKFEGGYHGHGNSLLVKAGSGVATFGLPDSPGVPTELAKLTLTVPYNDLAAVKDIAAREGERIACIIVEPVAGNMGCVPPEPGFLDGLRQVCDQYGIVLIFDEVMTGFRVAFGGAQQLYKIKPDMTCLGKVIGGGLPVGAFGGRREIMEKVAPIGPIYQAGTLSGNPLAMTAGIETLKLLGRPGVYKTLDRVSGELEQGLRAAAAEAGVPVTFNRVGSMFTGFFTDQSVKDFASAKTSDTSRFGKFFLSMLKNGVNLAPSQFEAAFLSLAHTRADITRTIEAARKSLKGL; encoded by the coding sequence ATGTCGGGAGCACGGTCAAAGAGGTTGTTCGAAGAGGCAAAAAAGCACATCCCGGGCGGCGTGAACAGCCCGGTGCGGGCGTTCCGTTCGGTGGGAGGCGAGCCGCTCTTCATTAAAAAAGCGAAGGGCTCGAAGATCATTGATGCCGACGGGAAGACCTACATCGACTATGTGCTTTCCTGGGGGCCGATGATCCTGGGCCACGCGCACCCCAAGGTGACCGCGGCCCTCAAAAAGGCGATCGCAGACGGGACAAGCTTCGGCGCTCCCACGGAACTCGAGATCACGCTGGCCAGGATGGTGAAGAAGGCAGTGCCTTCCATCGAGCTGGTCCGCATGGTGAGCTCGGGCACGGAAGCGACGATGAGCGCGATCAGGGTTGCCCGGGGACATACGGGCCGGGACAAGATCATCAAGTTCGAGGGCGGCTACCACGGTCACGGAAACAGCCTGCTCGTAAAGGCGGGGAGCGGCGTCGCCACGTTCGGGCTGCCCGACAGCCCCGGCGTGCCGACAGAGCTGGCAAAGCTCACGCTGACGGTCCCCTATAATGATCTCGCGGCAGTAAAGGACATCGCAGCCCGGGAGGGCGAACGGATCGCCTGCATCATCGTCGAGCCGGTCGCGGGGAACATGGGGTGCGTACCCCCGGAACCGGGATTTCTCGATGGTCTGAGACAGGTGTGCGACCAATACGGCATCGTTCTTATTTTCGACGAGGTGATGACCGGCTTCCGCGTTGCCTTCGGCGGCGCCCAGCAGCTCTATAAGATCAAACCGGACATGACCTGTCTCGGCAAGGTGATCGGCGGCGGTCTTCCGGTCGGGGCGTTCGGCGGGCGGCGCGAGATCATGGAGAAGGTTGCTCCGATAGGTCCGATCTACCAGGCAGGCACCCTGTCGGGAAATCCGCTCGCCATGACCGCGGGCATCGAAACGCTCAAGCTGCTCGGAAGGCCCGGTGTCTATAAGACCCTTGATAGGGTTTCGGGGGAACTGGAACAGGGGCTGCGCGCCGCTGCCGCGGAAGCAGGCGTGCCGGTCACGTTCAACCGGGTCGGATCCATGTTCACGGGGTTCTTCACGGATCAGAGCGTGAAGGACTTCGCGAGCGCCAAGACATCGGATACGTCCCGGTTCGGCAAGTTCTTCCTGTCCATGCTCAAGAACGGGGTCAACCTGGCTCCCTCCCAGTTCGAGGCGGCCTTCCTGTCCCTGGCGCACACGCGAGCGGACATCACGAGGACGATCGAGGCTGCGCGGAAGAGCCTGAAGGGCTTGTAG
- the mobB gene encoding molybdopterin-guanine dinucleotide biosynthesis protein B has translation MKTISFVAAASNSGKTTLIEKVVRVLKARGYSVAVIKHASRGFDLDRPGKDSWRFRQAGADHVVLVGPGQMAVLSTIDQEPGIEELERAVDADIIISEGFKQTAGNRIEVFRSGVSGNHPLCLDDPSFLALVSDRPFDTPLPRFDLDDADGVAEFILGRIASDGEERGPCKF, from the coding sequence ATGAAAACAATCTCCTTCGTTGCCGCGGCATCGAACAGCGGCAAGACAACGCTTATTGAAAAGGTCGTGCGCGTTCTGAAGGCCCGCGGCTACAGCGTCGCGGTCATCAAGCATGCGTCGCGTGGGTTCGATCTCGACCGGCCGGGCAAGGACTCCTGGCGGTTCCGGCAGGCCGGGGCGGATCACGTCGTGCTGGTGGGGCCGGGCCAGATGGCGGTTCTGAGCACGATCGACCAGGAGCCGGGCATCGAAGAACTCGAGCGGGCAGTGGACGCCGACATCATCATCAGCGAGGGCTTCAAGCAGACCGCCGGGAACCGGATCGAGGTGTTCCGCTCCGGCGTCTCCGGCAATCATCCGCTCTGCCTTGACGATCCTTCTTTCCTTGCCCTCGTGAGCGACCGGCCGTTCGATACCCCTCTTCCCCGCTTCGATCTCGATGACGCAGACGGAGTGGCGGAGTTCATCCTCGGACGGATTGCGTCAGACGGCGAGGAGAGGGGCCCGTGCAAATTCTGA